Proteins from a genomic interval of Paracholeplasma manati:
- the gcvH gene encoding glycine cleavage system protein GcvH produces the protein MEKILKDLLYTPTHEWVKIENNKAKIGITDYAQHSLGSVVFVDLPNVGSTFGQFDPFGAVESVKAASDLLMPITGKVIAVNEALLSQPELLNDDAFANWVIEVEVSDAAEVSKLLSPEAYQKTLH, from the coding sequence ATGGAAAAAATTCTAAAGGATTTACTGTACACCCCAACCCATGAATGGGTTAAGATTGAAAACAACAAAGCGAAGATTGGTATCACAGACTATGCACAACACAGCCTTGGATCAGTGGTCTTCGTCGATTTGCCAAATGTTGGCAGTACATTCGGTCAGTTTGACCCATTTGGTGCTGTAGAATCGGTTAAAGCAGCGTCTGATTTATTGATGCCAATTACCGGCAAAGTCATCGCTGTCAATGAAGCTTTACTCTCACAACCAGAACTTTTAAACGACGATGCTTTTGCCAATTGGGTCATCGAAGTTGAAGTCTCTGACGCAGCCGAAGTATCTAAATTATTGTCTCCAGAAGCGTATCAAAAGACCCTACATTAG
- a CDS encoding CotH kinase family protein — MKRFWILILGITFLVGLAGCTPPEETKALVLDEVPTQITADFALPTVYEDFNLEWFLNDEPIGFVLPIKYSFKGITDVLSVKMTKGFTVVTGEKEVTYALSSITTDLYIQTENNQSITSKDTYVQGSVRLDSDVDAFDQENLTMGIKGRGNSTWDFPKKPYRIKFTERQSLLGMRPAKDYVLLAEYNDKSLIRNYLAQYFATLLDIEYTLENRFVQLYINGNYNGLYLLTEQVEVDKNRLNIDESVDADGGFLIEMESNDRIWQEGEEDLNWVKVDGYNYVIKSPDMDELTATQVDGKVQYIKSTLNTFIQSIGQGTYESYMDMNQFIDYFIISELFKQVDIGYSSVYIYKDKNELMRMGPVWDFDISSGNGDYYDSGPEGYWVDYNPWFNYLIDKPEFESRFIVRFMEVSYQYFDQLIAELDLVSSLLFTDALINFEKWQILGIYVWPNPPQMVEADTYAKQIQYLKNYLIQREPWLTTTLTTEGYR, encoded by the coding sequence ATGAAACGATTTTGGATTTTGATTTTGGGCATCACATTTTTGGTTGGATTGGCGGGTTGTACACCCCCTGAAGAAACCAAAGCGTTGGTCCTAGATGAAGTACCAACACAAATCACTGCCGATTTTGCTTTACCAACTGTATATGAAGATTTTAATCTAGAATGGTTTTTAAATGATGAGCCCATTGGGTTCGTTTTACCAATCAAATATTCATTCAAAGGCATCACCGATGTGTTATCGGTCAAGATGACCAAAGGATTTACAGTCGTCACTGGCGAAAAAGAAGTTACCTACGCCCTCAGTTCAATCACAACCGATTTATACATTCAAACCGAAAACAATCAAAGTATCACCTCAAAAGATACCTATGTTCAAGGTTCAGTTCGACTAGACTCTGATGTCGATGCATTCGACCAAGAGAATCTAACGATGGGCATCAAAGGTAGAGGAAACTCCACTTGGGATTTTCCTAAAAAACCATATCGAATCAAATTCACAGAAAGACAAAGTTTGTTGGGTATGCGTCCCGCCAAAGATTATGTGCTATTGGCTGAATACAACGATAAATCTTTGATTAGAAATTACTTAGCACAATATTTCGCAACTTTATTAGATATTGAATACACGTTGGAAAATCGTTTTGTACAACTCTACATCAATGGTAACTACAACGGATTATACTTATTAACCGAACAAGTCGAAGTCGATAAGAATCGTTTAAACATCGATGAATCGGTGGATGCGGATGGTGGATTCTTAATTGAAATGGAATCCAATGACCGTATCTGGCAAGAAGGGGAAGAAGATTTAAATTGGGTCAAGGTAGATGGCTATAATTATGTCATCAAATCCCCGGATATGGATGAACTCACAGCGACTCAAGTCGATGGCAAAGTTCAATATATCAAGAGTACCCTTAACACCTTTATCCAATCGATTGGACAGGGCACATATGAATCCTACATGGATATGAACCAATTCATCGATTACTTCATCATTTCTGAACTCTTTAAACAAGTCGATATTGGCTATTCATCTGTGTATATCTATAAAGATAAAAATGAACTCATGCGTATGGGTCCAGTATGGGATTTCGACATTTCAAGTGGGAATGGAGACTATTACGATTCGGGTCCTGAAGGCTATTGGGTCGATTACAACCCATGGTTTAATTACTTGATTGATAAACCTGAATTTGAATCTAGATTCATCGTGAGATTCATGGAAGTCTCGTATCAATATTTTGATCAATTGATTGCAGAACTGGATTTGGTGTCCTCTTTATTATTCACGGATGCGCTAATCAATTTTGAGAAGTGGCAAATCCTCGGCATATATGTATGGCCAAATCCACCACAAATGGTCGAAGCGGATACGTATGCAAAACAGATTCAATACTTAAAAAATTATTTAATCCAACGTGAACCGTGGTTAACCACCACTTTGACCACGGAGGGGTATCGATAA
- the gcvPB gene encoding aminomethyl-transferring glycine dehydrogenase subunit GcvPB, which produces MKAYDQLIFEISKPGRVGYSLPKNNLPYDISKDIPQNLKRSEETLLPSVAELDLVRHYSNVSRKNFGIETGFYPLGSCTMKYNPKINEEIAALPGLRNIHPLQPMDTAQGSLEIYYETARMLSELSGMASFSLNPFAGAQGELAGLMIMKAYHHHNGNLHKTKVIVPDSAHGTNPASATVAGFEIIEVKSNKDGTVNIKALKEALSDEVAGIMLTNPNTLGIFEKDILKISKLIHSVDGLLYYDGANLNALLGRARPGDMGFDIIHINLHKTFSTPHGGGGPGSGPVGVCKKLVDFLPSPQVYKRRNKFILEQPIHTIGHVSGFLGNFSVIIKAYSFMLTLGKENLSKVGELSVLNANYLKESLKEDYFLPIKGLCKHEVVFDGLVDKSTGVTTLDVAKRLLDFGMHPPTIYFPLVFHQALMIEPVENESKETLDQFVSVMKQIAFEAKNDPEKVKHAPYTTVVRRLDEVSAARNPRVKYRDLLK; this is translated from the coding sequence ATGAAAGCATACGACCAATTGATTTTTGAGATCAGCAAACCTGGACGTGTCGGTTATTCTTTACCGAAAAACAACTTACCATACGACATCTCGAAAGATATCCCACAAAACCTCAAGAGAAGTGAAGAAACGTTGTTGCCAAGTGTTGCAGAACTTGACTTGGTTAGACACTATTCCAATGTTTCAAGAAAGAACTTTGGGATCGAAACAGGGTTCTATCCTCTAGGGTCTTGTACAATGAAGTATAACCCAAAAATCAACGAAGAAATCGCTGCGTTACCTGGTTTAAGAAACATCCACCCACTTCAACCTATGGATACAGCTCAAGGCTCATTAGAAATCTATTATGAGACCGCACGTATGTTATCCGAACTCTCAGGGATGGCTAGTTTCTCCTTAAACCCATTCGCGGGTGCCCAAGGTGAACTGGCTGGCCTCATGATTATGAAAGCCTACCATCACCATAATGGCAACCTTCACAAGACCAAAGTCATCGTGCCAGATTCGGCACATGGTACCAACCCAGCCTCCGCGACGGTTGCTGGCTTTGAAATCATTGAAGTCAAATCCAATAAAGATGGCACGGTCAATATCAAAGCGTTAAAAGAAGCCTTAAGTGATGAGGTTGCAGGCATCATGCTGACCAACCCAAATACCTTGGGTATCTTTGAAAAAGACATCTTAAAGATATCCAAACTCATTCACAGTGTGGACGGGTTACTCTATTATGATGGCGCGAACTTAAATGCGTTATTGGGTCGTGCACGTCCAGGTGATATGGGCTTTGACATCATCCATATCAACTTACACAAGACCTTCTCAACCCCACACGGTGGCGGTGGTCCAGGGTCTGGTCCAGTGGGTGTTTGTAAGAAGTTAGTCGATTTCTTACCAAGCCCACAAGTCTATAAGAGAAGAAACAAATTCATCTTAGAACAACCTATCCATACCATTGGTCACGTCTCCGGATTCTTAGGTAACTTCAGTGTAATCATTAAAGCCTATAGTTTCATGTTAACTTTAGGGAAGGAAAACCTTTCTAAAGTGGGTGAACTATCGGTATTGAACGCGAACTACCTAAAAGAATCCTTGAAAGAAGACTATTTCCTACCAATCAAAGGCTTGTGTAAACACGAAGTGGTCTTTGATGGCTTAGTCGATAAATCTACCGGGGTAACAACCTTGGATGTTGCGAAAAGATTGTTAGACTTTGGAATGCACCCACCAACGATTTATTTCCCACTCGTGTTCCATCAAGCATTGATGATTGAACCGGTTGAAAATGAATCGAAAGAAACATTAGACCAATTCGTCAGTGTCATGAAACAAATCGCATTTGAAGCGAAAAATGACCCTGAAAAAGTCAAACATGCCCCATATACCACCGTCGTTCGTCGTTTAGATGAAGTATCGGCGGCACGTAACCCAAGGGTTAAATACAGAGATTTATTGAAATAA
- the gcvPA gene encoding aminomethyl-transferring glycine dehydrogenase subunit GcvPA, translated as MFKYFPHTEQDIQEMLDKIGVQSIDELFLDLPKKLQTKPDYQVPLAKSEIELRNHFKGLSGKNRELIIFRGAGAYDHYTPSVIPAIISREEFLTAYTPYQPEIAQGTLQYIFEFQSMITDLTGMDVSNASMYDGPTATAEAMFMAVAQTRKNKIVLSDNVNPNVIDVVKTYSLYRGIEVLIIASKNGLVDRTLLDEALENAAGFIGQVPNYFGLVENLTDVSEKVQSKGGIMIINADPQVLETIESPRKMKADIACGECQSLGIPLSYGGAYVGYLGTTEKLLRKMPGRICGVTTDVDGKRAFVLTLQAREQHIRREKANSNICSNQSLMALWTTIYMSTMGKQGLKEVVAQCYQNSHYLQEQLIKTGLFKPVHNGFFIKEFLLEASFDLKAFEQKCIQKGILPGLIIEDKYMLFAVTEKRTKQEMDLLVSLVGGAK; from the coding sequence ATGTTCAAATACTTCCCGCATACTGAGCAAGACATCCAAGAGATGCTTGATAAAATCGGGGTTCAATCGATCGATGAGCTTTTTTTAGATTTACCTAAAAAGCTTCAAACCAAACCCGATTACCAAGTACCGCTTGCGAAAAGTGAAATAGAACTCAGAAATCATTTCAAGGGGTTATCGGGTAAAAACCGAGAACTCATCATTTTTAGAGGGGCTGGTGCCTATGACCACTATACACCATCAGTCATCCCAGCCATCATTTCAAGAGAAGAATTTTTAACTGCTTATACACCTTACCAACCAGAGATTGCCCAAGGCACACTCCAATACATCTTTGAGTTCCAAAGTATGATCACAGACCTCACAGGGATGGATGTGTCAAACGCATCCATGTACGATGGTCCAACTGCGACCGCAGAGGCGATGTTTATGGCGGTTGCACAAACGAGAAAAAACAAGATTGTACTTTCTGATAACGTCAATCCAAATGTGATAGATGTTGTTAAAACGTATTCTTTATACCGTGGTATTGAAGTTTTAATTATCGCTTCGAAAAACGGTTTGGTCGATAGAACCCTATTGGATGAAGCCCTAGAAAACGCAGCTGGATTCATTGGCCAAGTACCAAACTATTTTGGTTTGGTTGAAAACCTTACGGATGTGTCTGAAAAGGTTCAATCCAAAGGTGGTATCATGATCATCAATGCCGACCCACAAGTCTTAGAGACCATTGAGTCACCACGCAAGATGAAAGCCGATATCGCATGCGGCGAATGCCAAAGTTTAGGTATTCCTCTATCTTATGGTGGCGCATATGTGGGTTATTTAGGTACGACAGAAAAACTATTACGCAAGATGCCTGGCCGTATTTGTGGGGTCACCACCGATGTCGATGGCAAGCGTGCGTTTGTATTAACCCTTCAGGCGAGAGAACAACACATTCGAAGAGAAAAAGCCAACTCAAACATCTGTTCAAACCAATCCTTGATGGCATTATGGACCACCATTTATATGTCAACCATGGGCAAACAAGGCCTGAAAGAAGTGGTTGCACAATGCTATCAAAATAGCCATTATCTACAAGAACAACTCATTAAGACAGGTTTATTTAAACCCGTTCACAACGGCTTTTTCATCAAAGAATTCTTATTAGAAGCATCTTTTGATTTAAAAGCGTTTGAACAAAAGTGCATTCAAAAAGGCATTTTGCCGGGTTTAATCATCGAAGACAAATACATGTTATTCGCTGTGACTGAAAAGCGTACGAAACAAGAAATGGATCTACTGGTATCCTTAGTCGGAGGTGCAAAATGA
- a CDS encoding pyridoxal phosphate-dependent aminotransferase codes for MKFTNAFTEDFVLTDDILSIGQMAKERKKQNPKTIDATIGALLNDQGVLLAFPTVEQILKSQDSTKVRAYPPVDGGKPFKKSLKQWVFQDSLAAIEAAFKLEVLATPGASGALSNVLANYVTKGDMVILPDIFWSNYAAIINATEAGHVTYPMFKNNAFNIEGFKKTTELIAKETNKVVVLLNDPCQNPTGYSLSKVELEQLIAHLDQLGKSYPVVLIYDIAYLDYADEHYEDTRKRFLSFTNIASSMLITIAFSASKTFGIYGYRGGGVVALSKDEAVIQEFSRVALYKARSTWSCPPTEPIFLMNTLEDNALLQQSFFKELSEVRHLLQQRAKAFIEEAKAVGLVHYPYVSGFFVTIPVLQPKVVFERLKAKDIFVVPLSGAIRVALAAISVDEIKGLAAKIKQEI; via the coding sequence ATGAAATTTACAAATGCTTTCACAGAAGATTTTGTTTTAACCGATGACATTTTAAGCATTGGTCAGATGGCGAAAGAACGTAAAAAACAAAATCCAAAAACGATTGATGCAACCATTGGGGCGTTACTCAATGACCAAGGGGTGTTGTTGGCATTCCCAACGGTAGAACAAATACTGAAGAGCCAAGATTCAACCAAAGTGCGCGCTTATCCACCAGTAGATGGCGGAAAGCCATTCAAGAAATCCTTGAAACAATGGGTTTTTCAAGACAGTTTAGCAGCGATAGAAGCAGCGTTTAAGCTTGAAGTACTCGCGACCCCAGGGGCATCTGGTGCTTTATCTAACGTCTTAGCTAACTATGTTACCAAAGGCGATATGGTAATATTACCCGATATTTTTTGGAGTAATTACGCAGCAATCATCAACGCGACAGAAGCGGGTCATGTGACTTATCCGATGTTTAAAAACAACGCATTTAATATCGAAGGGTTTAAAAAAACCACCGAATTGATTGCGAAAGAAACCAATAAAGTCGTTGTTTTACTCAATGATCCTTGTCAAAATCCGACAGGGTATTCGCTGTCAAAAGTTGAACTCGAACAACTGATTGCCCACTTAGATCAATTAGGCAAATCATATCCTGTCGTACTCATCTATGACATTGCTTACTTAGATTATGCGGATGAGCATTATGAAGACACCCGTAAACGTTTCTTATCATTTACTAACATCGCATCATCGATGCTCATTACCATCGCTTTTAGTGCATCCAAAACTTTTGGTATCTATGGTTATCGTGGTGGTGGGGTTGTGGCTTTATCGAAAGATGAAGCGGTCATCCAAGAATTCAGTCGTGTGGCGTTGTATAAAGCGCGCTCGACTTGGAGCTGCCCACCCACTGAACCGATTTTCTTGATGAATACATTGGAAGATAACGCCCTTTTACAACAATCCTTTTTTAAGGAATTGTCTGAAGTGCGACACCTTTTACAACAAAGAGCGAAAGCGTTTATTGAAGAAGCCAAAGCCGTGGGGTTGGTACATTACCCGTATGTATCAGGGTTCTTCGTGACCATTCCGGTTTTACAACCCAAAGTGGTATTTGAACGTCTAAAAGCGAAAGACATCTTCGTTGTGCCGCTATCTGGCGCGATTAGAGTCGCTTTAGCAGCCATTTCTGTGGATGAAATAAAAGGCTTAGCCGCTAAAATCAAACAAGAAATCTAA
- the gcvT gene encoding glycine cleavage system aminomethyltransferase GcvT: protein MMDMKITCLHDRHLKLGAKMTEFGGFDMPVSYKGILQEHQAVREACGVFDCSHMGEIDLKGKDAVKFLNEITTNDFSDLKDKQLQYTLLCEASGGVVDDLMVYQYNKEHFLLVVNASNTTKDFKWLTSHQSGYQIELSNDSEFFGQLALQGPKAVEVLKGLIPEVESLSFMHFDMFQWKNHEYIISRSGYTGEDGFEIYGSPKATVELWDQLMSLQVEPCGLGARDTLRFEAGLPLYGHEINGFITPLEAGLSFGVKLHKPFIGRDVLLKQKEQGLERRIIGLELLERNIARDGYIVYDANQKMIGYITTGYMIPNTTKALANAMIDSNVKIGTEVYVEIRNKMVKAVIRNRKFYEKKYKKEV from the coding sequence ATGATGGATATGAAAATCACGTGTCTACACGATAGACACCTCAAACTCGGTGCGAAAATGACCGAATTCGGTGGCTTTGATATGCCGGTATCTTATAAAGGTATCCTACAAGAACACCAAGCGGTACGTGAAGCCTGTGGGGTATTTGATTGTTCCCACATGGGTGAAATTGACTTAAAAGGCAAAGACGCGGTGAAATTCTTAAACGAAATCACCACCAATGATTTTTCCGATTTAAAAGACAAACAACTACAATACACCTTACTCTGTGAAGCATCGGGTGGGGTCGTCGATGATTTGATGGTTTACCAATACAACAAAGAACACTTTCTATTGGTTGTCAACGCTTCGAATACCACGAAAGATTTTAAATGGTTAACCAGCCATCAATCCGGGTATCAAATCGAATTGTCCAACGATTCCGAATTTTTTGGACAACTCGCTTTACAAGGACCAAAAGCAGTAGAGGTATTGAAAGGACTCATCCCTGAAGTAGAATCGCTATCCTTCATGCATTTTGACATGTTTCAATGGAAAAACCACGAATACATCATTTCAAGAAGTGGGTATACGGGTGAAGATGGGTTTGAAATCTATGGGTCACCGAAAGCGACCGTTGAACTATGGGACCAACTGATGAGTTTACAAGTTGAACCGTGTGGATTAGGTGCGAGAGATACCTTACGTTTTGAAGCAGGACTCCCCCTCTATGGCCATGAAATCAATGGGTTCATCACACCACTCGAAGCGGGATTATCTTTTGGGGTTAAACTCCACAAACCATTCATTGGTAGAGATGTCTTATTGAAACAAAAAGAACAAGGCCTCGAAAGACGAATCATCGGCCTTGAACTGCTTGAAAGAAATATTGCGCGTGATGGTTATATCGTCTATGATGCCAATCAAAAGATGATTGGATACATCACCACGGGCTATATGATTCCAAATACAACAAAAGCGCTTGCGAACGCGATGATTGACTCCAATGTTAAAATTGGTACAGAAGTATATGTTGAAATTAGAAACAAGATGGTGAAAGCCGTCATTAGAAATAGAAAATTCTACGAAAAGAAATATAAAAAAGAGGTCTAG
- the zwf gene encoding glucose-6-phosphate dehydrogenase, translated as MNPTNTIITIFGSTGDLTIRKLLPAIEKLLQEKLLDDRTKVIAVGRRDYTTESYLSFVEKELKVPFNTKALIPHVTYFKLDVDNQKDYLSLKQYIASISNSDTRKIFYLAVGPELLKGIATNIGESKLVEKEDLNATITFEKPFGSDLASAKAINALLWQYFDEKQIYRIDHYLGKEMIQNILTVRFANKIFESVWNNNTIKHVKIYAKETDTILSRAGYYDTSGALKDMVQSHLLQMLSLVAMEVPRSYNSEDLKNEKVEVLRKLRYDRKSLVIGQYDGYQNEPNIAKDSKTETFVFFKAFVDTPRFKGVPFYLLTGKALEQKESVIIIEFEETSEQHKWDLPLFTNKLYIKIAPQDGISLTLNSKVPGLRNAVEEVDLDYCVACNAVGNLPEAYEKLILDMTKHSKSLFTRWDEIELSWQFIDQVKQDIVNKQIPLRIYKNHQELYDLIYEMTGESI; from the coding sequence ATGAACCCTACCAATACCATCATCACCATCTTTGGATCCACAGGCGATTTGACCATCCGTAAGTTATTGCCCGCGATTGAAAAATTATTGCAAGAAAAATTACTCGATGATCGTACCAAAGTGATCGCAGTCGGTAGACGAGATTACACAACCGAATCCTATTTGAGTTTTGTTGAAAAAGAACTCAAAGTCCCATTTAACACGAAGGCACTGATTCCCCATGTGACTTATTTTAAACTGGATGTCGATAATCAAAAGGATTATTTATCATTAAAACAATACATCGCTTCGATATCCAATTCGGATACAAGAAAGATATTTTATCTAGCCGTAGGTCCAGAATTGCTTAAAGGCATCGCTACCAACATTGGAGAATCCAAACTGGTTGAAAAAGAGGATCTAAACGCTACGATCACTTTTGAAAAACCATTCGGTTCTGATTTAGCCTCAGCCAAAGCCATCAATGCTTTATTATGGCAGTATTTTGATGAAAAACAAATCTATCGTATTGACCATTACTTAGGCAAAGAAATGATTCAAAATATCCTAACAGTGAGATTCGCGAATAAGATATTTGAAAGTGTGTGGAATAACAATACCATCAAGCACGTCAAAATATATGCGAAAGAAACCGATACGATTTTATCAAGAGCTGGCTATTACGATACCTCCGGTGCGTTGAAAGACATGGTTCAAAGTCACCTTTTACAGATGCTATCCTTGGTCGCGATGGAGGTCCCACGTTCTTATAATAGTGAAGACTTAAAGAATGAAAAAGTGGAAGTCTTAAGAAAGTTGCGATATGACCGTAAATCGTTGGTGATTGGGCAGTATGATGGTTATCAAAATGAACCAAATATTGCGAAAGACTCTAAGACAGAAACATTTGTATTCTTTAAAGCCTTCGTCGATACACCGCGATTTAAAGGGGTACCCTTCTACTTATTGACTGGGAAAGCTTTAGAACAAAAAGAATCGGTCATCATCATTGAATTTGAAGAAACATCCGAACAACATAAATGGGATTTACCATTATTCACCAATAAGCTTTATATCAAAATAGCCCCTCAAGATGGCATCAGTTTGACCTTGAACTCTAAAGTACCAGGGTTACGAAATGCCGTTGAAGAAGTGGACTTGGATTATTGTGTCGCATGTAACGCGGTAGGTAACTTACCAGAAGCCTATGAAAAACTCATCTTAGACATGACCAAACACAGCAAATCCCTTTTCACCCGTTGGGATGAAATTGAGCTTTCATGGCAATTTATTGATCAGGTTAAACAGGATATCGTTAACAAACAAATCCCACTTCGCATATACAAGAATCATCAAGAACTTTATGACCTCATATATGAAATGACAGGAGAATCGATTTAA
- a CDS encoding cyclase family protein: MKIYDISMEIHPDMPVYKDLPSKKPTFKNVANFTDSSHYETDVNMNVHSGTHVDFNLHMIDGGDTSSEAKLDHYISEARVFDLSYVLETITKENLVNLAIRKNDFVLFKTRNSQDEGFNPNFVFVGESAANYLAEIGIKGVGIDALGIERSQTGHPTHKALMSKNIIILEGLRLANIRSGTYTLIALPLKLRGLDASPVRAILLGN; this comes from the coding sequence ATGAAAATCTACGATATTTCAATGGAAATCCATCCGGATATGCCGGTTTATAAGGATTTACCTTCCAAAAAGCCAACCTTCAAAAATGTAGCGAACTTTACAGACAGTAGCCACTACGAAACAGACGTCAACATGAATGTCCACAGTGGTACCCATGTGGACTTCAATTTACACATGATCGATGGTGGAGACACGAGCAGTGAAGCCAAACTAGATCACTACATCAGTGAAGCACGTGTGTTTGATTTATCCTATGTATTAGAAACCATTACGAAAGAAAATTTGGTGAATTTAGCCATTCGTAAGAACGATTTTGTGCTCTTTAAAACCAGAAATTCACAAGACGAAGGATTCAATCCAAACTTTGTGTTCGTTGGTGAATCTGCAGCGAACTATTTAGCAGAAATTGGCATCAAAGGCGTCGGTATCGATGCGTTAGGCATTGAAAGAAGCCAAACAGGTCATCCTACCCACAAAGCATTGATGTCTAAAAATATCATCATTTTGGAAGGACTTCGTCTAGCAAACATCCGTAGTGGGACTTACACCTTGATTGCTTTACCACTCAAACTACGCGGTTTAGATGCTTCACCCGTGAGAGCCATTCTTTTAGGAAACTAA
- a CDS encoding CpsB/CapC family capsule biosynthesis tyrosine phosphatase — MATLTNTTAMIDIHCHMLPGVDDGAKDEAMALAMIEKSVNDGVTHIILTPHFRKYDENKRLKQTEIFETLKQTVKDKGIPVELYLGREVYYKDNLIDQTKHLAIDGSPYVLVEFSTTMEQNIDEIVFNLKVSKLKPIVAHVERYPYLKKEDYHQIRLTGGLLQVNAGAIKGFEGFGKRRLIKYLLKNQLVDVVATDAHNLTNRKPNLKNAYKSVLKKYGKAYADLIFYENPKKIIDSIQR; from the coding sequence ATGGCTACACTTACAAATACTACAGCAATGATTGATATCCACTGTCATATGTTGCCTGGTGTGGATGATGGTGCCAAAGATGAAGCCATGGCGTTAGCAATGATTGAAAAATCGGTTAACGATGGCGTCACTCACATCATTTTAACCCCACATTTTCGCAAGTATGATGAAAATAAACGCTTAAAACAGACCGAAATTTTTGAAACCCTCAAACAAACGGTGAAAGATAAAGGCATCCCTGTCGAATTGTATCTAGGTCGAGAAGTCTATTATAAAGACAATTTGATTGACCAAACCAAACACCTAGCCATCGATGGTAGTCCATATGTACTGGTTGAATTTTCAACCACCATGGAACAAAATATTGATGAAATCGTCTTTAATCTAAAAGTATCGAAATTAAAACCCATCGTTGCCCATGTTGAAAGATACCCATACTTGAAAAAAGAAGACTACCATCAAATTCGTTTGACGGGTGGGTTACTTCAAGTCAATGCAGGTGCCATAAAAGGGTTTGAAGGATTTGGAAAAAGACGATTGATTAAGTATTTACTCAAGAACCAATTGGTCGATGTGGTCGCAACCGACGCACACAATTTAACCAACCGTAAGCCCAATCTCAAAAATGCCTATAAATCTGTTTTAAAAAAGTATGGCAAAGCCTACGCGGATTTGATTTTCTACGAAAACCCGAAGAAAATCATCGATTCAATTCAACGATAA
- a CDS encoding lipoate--protein ligase, which produces MKYVNLSRYGRQIDPFFFALESVLLEDLKADLFFIWHVYGAVIIGKNQLLETEVNEAFLKENNIPVFRRLSGGGAVYSDEGCIKYSFLSKKFDKDVIFKESLTKIKSVFDALNIPVVLSGRNDILFDGKKFSGNAYFHNQYGSCLHGTILYDTDFETLVKSITPSNEKLISKGIESVRQRVTNMKDVVGKDIEDFTHFLVNHLTDGEYVLTEAQEQKVFERMKRFSEPSYIKGNNPPYSFKHMKRFNCGSVGVKLDINRGIIKDFIVYGDYFTDQEPEDLKGYFVNQPFHVETIETIINQFHVGDYIVGLTNEEFISLFKEDV; this is translated from the coding sequence ATGAAATACGTGAACTTAAGCCGTTACGGCAGACAAATCGATCCTTTTTTCTTTGCGTTAGAAAGCGTCTTACTCGAAGACTTGAAGGCAGATTTATTTTTCATTTGGCATGTCTATGGGGCTGTCATCATTGGTAAAAATCAGTTATTAGAAACCGAAGTCAATGAAGCCTTTTTAAAAGAAAACAATATCCCAGTATTCAGACGTTTGTCTGGTGGTGGGGCAGTATACTCGGATGAAGGGTGTATCAAGTACAGTTTTTTATCCAAAAAATTTGATAAAGATGTCATTTTCAAAGAATCATTAACCAAAATCAAATCCGTATTTGACGCTTTAAACATACCAGTGGTGTTATCGGGTCGAAATGACATTCTTTTTGACGGGAAGAAATTCTCAGGAAACGCCTATTTTCATAATCAATACGGGTCTTGTTTACACGGTACCATTTTGTATGACACAGACTTTGAAACCTTGGTCAAATCGATAACACCTTCGAATGAGAAACTCATCTCTAAAGGCATTGAATCGGTCAGACAACGCGTCACCAACATGAAAGACGTGGTTGGTAAAGACATTGAAGATTTTACCCATTTCTTGGTGAATCATTTGACCGATGGGGAATACGTATTAACCGAAGCACAAGAACAAAAAGTGTTTGAGCGGATGAAACGATTCAGTGAACCAAGCTATATCAAAGGCAATAACCCGCCCTATAGTTTTAAACATATGAAGCGATTCAACTGTGGGTCGGTGGGTGTTAAATTAGACATCAACCGCGGAATCATCAAAGACTTTATCGTATATGGGGATTATTTCACAGACCAAGAACCCGAAGATTTAAAAGGTTATTTTGTCAATCAACCCTTCCATGTGGAAACCATTGAAACAATCATCAATCAATTTCATGTGGGCGATTATATTGTTGGGTTAACCAATGAAGAATTCATCAGTCTATTCAAGGAGGATGTATGA